A window from Argopecten irradians isolate NY chromosome 3, Ai_NY, whole genome shotgun sequence encodes these proteins:
- the LOC138317916 gene encoding breast cancer metastasis-suppressor 1-like protein-A — protein sequence MCQQPLHLWIYLDEEECERRKNEFLDDMIDLERQFTDLKEQLYKERMGQYEAKLEEVKAGRAIEYLNPLAELQDNMRIRIQVSGILKEYRKISIQNKYESEELATRQNMESEKDILFDSVKQDLEEKIRRLEEDRHNIDISSDLWNESQFLKKNKKNKDPSNPDRRKKPVTVAGPYIVYLLKDVDIIEDWTAIKKALKQNQKRKADIEF from the exons ATGTGTCAACAACCTCTTCACCTCTGGATCT ATCTGGATGAAGAAGAATGTGAGAGACGTAAAAATGAGTTCCTTGATGATATGATTGATTTGGAGAGACAATTTACAGATCTTAAAGAACA ACTGTacaaggaaaggatggggcagTATGAAGCTAAGCTTGAGGAAGTCAAGGCAGGCAGGGCAATAGAATATCTCAACCCACTGGCTGAGCTACAGGATAACATGAGGATACGGATACAAGTGTCAG gAATTTTGAAAGAATACAGAAAAATTAGTATCCAAAATAAGTATGAGAGTGAAGAACTAGCTACTAGACAGAATATGGAG AGTGagaaagatattttatttgactCTGTCAAGCAGGACTTGGAAGAGAAGATTCGTCGTTTAGAGGAAGATAGACACAATATAGATATCTCATCAG ATTTATGGAATGAATCACAGTtccttaaaaaaaataaaaagaataaagaCCCGTCCAACCCTGACAGGCGAAAGAAACCGGTGACAGTGGCTG GTCCATATATTGTTTACCTGTTAAAAGATGTTGATATTATTGAAGACTGGACAGCAATTAAAAAG gctttaaaacaaaatcagaagCGAAAAGCagatattgaattttga